A region of Thermobifida halotolerans DNA encodes the following proteins:
- a CDS encoding TNT domain-containing protein, whose protein sequence is MARDYDSQLLESVAVRRQRLREAVLFGGQRMRRRLDEGITKVVVSVCLAAVACAGTVGWSFASSQFQSQREEQEQIASGPVGTATAPIPADWVGAQVTFGMLVEEFDRAGVPADLYVLPDEPRPPADSVASYYLVTRELDRYSVSVIEFQQGRTGVEFTTEDETARWLYQELALVESAPDRLTAEEEQRAAEQNTEFVARVETRLSENPGDSAKVTLETGQIVDAFGPESGTLLFPDGMPFEERGLPEYARTSPAEEGGAPTSSPVYHRYRVIYPFLVNASFSPSAGRYPGGGVRYVIDPSGFTQAAPLPSIRWLLRNGYLERVEVTGVPE, encoded by the coding sequence GTGGCACGCGACTACGACAGCCAACTGCTGGAGTCGGTCGCGGTCCGCCGTCAGCGGCTCCGCGAGGCCGTACTCTTCGGCGGGCAGCGTATGCGCAGACGCCTGGACGAGGGCATCACCAAGGTCGTCGTGAGCGTGTGCCTGGCGGCGGTGGCGTGCGCGGGCACCGTCGGCTGGTCGTTCGCGAGCAGCCAGTTCCAGAGCCAGCGGGAGGAGCAGGAGCAGATCGCGTCCGGACCGGTCGGCACCGCCACGGCGCCGATCCCCGCCGACTGGGTGGGCGCGCAGGTCACGTTCGGGATGCTGGTGGAGGAGTTCGACCGGGCGGGGGTCCCGGCCGACCTGTACGTTCTGCCGGACGAACCGCGTCCCCCGGCCGACAGCGTCGCGAGCTACTACCTGGTGACCCGGGAACTCGACAGGTACTCCGTCAGCGTCATCGAGTTCCAGCAGGGCCGCACGGGCGTGGAGTTCACCACCGAGGACGAGACGGCCCGCTGGCTGTACCAGGAGCTGGCGCTGGTGGAGTCCGCCCCCGACCGGCTCACCGCCGAGGAGGAGCAGCGGGCCGCCGAGCAGAACACCGAGTTCGTCGCGCGGGTCGAGACGCGGTTGTCGGAGAACCCGGGCGACTCCGCCAAGGTCACGTTGGAGACCGGGCAGATCGTGGACGCGTTCGGTCCGGAGAGCGGCACTCTGCTGTTCCCCGACGGCATGCCGTTCGAGGAGCGGGGGCTGCCCGAGTATGCCCGCACCTCCCCCGCCGAGGAGGGCGGTGCTCCCACCTCGTCGCCGGTCTACCATCGTTACCGCGTCATCTACCCGTTCCTGGTGAACGCCTCGTTCTCCCCCTCAGCCGGGCGGTATCCGGGCGGCGGCGTCCGCTACGTCATCGACCCCAGCGGCTTCACCCAGGCCGCGCCGCTGCCGAGCATCCGCTGGCTGCTGCGCAACGGATACCTGGAGCGGGTCGAGGTGACCGGCGTTCCCGAATAG
- a CDS encoding pore-forming ESAT-6 family protein yields MSGRNSYDIGASQEAQSNIHNVMSRLEAIIGERDADVDRALADFEATGVSDEYSAKELKWHSAANEVRDIIQLVRDTLEANDGTAQSALSRAQAAVQGI; encoded by the coding sequence ATGAGCGGACGCAACAGCTACGACATCGGTGCGTCGCAGGAGGCGCAGAGCAACATCCACAACGTGATGAGTCGGCTGGAGGCCATCATCGGCGAGCGCGACGCCGACGTCGACAGGGCGCTCGCCGACTTCGAGGCCACCGGCGTCTCGGACGAGTACAGCGCCAAGGAACTGAAGTGGCACAGCGCCGCCAACGAGGTGCGCGACATCATCCAACTGGTGCGCGACACCCTGGAGGCCAATGACGGCACCGCGCAGTCGGCGCTCAGCCGCGCCCAGGCCGCGGTCCAGGGCATCTGA
- a CDS encoding DUF6507 family protein, which translates to MSGWDLNPAEINTVLQAVGEHVGGEDGTGGLVGLLDDFGTHVEEAGTACASGPIGMALGEFMDEYTDKLKGMVDKSVSAVTGCSDATMFYVNGNLEMAAEAQRGVNQSPEELGL; encoded by the coding sequence ATGTCCGGATGGGATCTCAACCCCGCGGAGATCAACACGGTGCTGCAGGCCGTCGGAGAGCACGTCGGCGGAGAGGACGGCACCGGCGGCCTGGTCGGCCTGCTCGACGACTTCGGCACCCACGTCGAGGAGGCCGGCACCGCGTGCGCCAGCGGCCCCATCGGCATGGCGCTGGGGGAATTCATGGACGAGTACACCGACAAGCTGAAAGGAATGGTCGACAAGAGCGTGAGCGCGGTCACCGGATGCAGTGACGCCACCATGTTCTACGTCAACGGAAACCTTGAGATGGCCGCGGAGGCGCAGCGCGGAGTCAACCAGAGCCCCGAAGAACTCGGACTCTGA
- a CDS encoding DNA/RNA non-specific endonuclease, whose translation MSGDGVIDPDKIAIPDVDPDTIEATGKTLKGDGSDIGQAGADIKAAWSGLEGNYIAPESEELLAAVNPVADAGDEMETNIRTVGQALIDFAADIRPILSRWKALKADAVELSEKIRGDDDWREDEDTVEEHNQLNDDLLAAQNDYMAAERECANKITGLFGGTRFIAAATDGSTVADDGEQVYGFTEAPEGVETPWASPQEYDAPWWEDAWNGVADFGVGIAQDLAGMVGLYSETGGWGAGSWSEWGSNLGEYWGGTLEGLGSLVGLYGENGWGVGSFGEWWGNFSSGWTEFAHAIVPWREWGDRPGYVITQSVLNIGSMFLGGSGVVKALAQGARRAGPDAGDLDAPNADAPTMSRVDASDLSGGLDSGRLRADLGDAVDGLDIDTSRLGALDDALANADAFADADSSPSPTGGGGSPTGGNGGPTITPTSHGGADRPTGTGDAPSTTTADVPAPARGGDSTPATDTGDTDVASPGTDTPATVHADAPGADRPGSADRTGDRDAADADAAADLPTTEWIENQVNQFRSDLDLAEVDGGIANRLAEDRQPALVHAGAPEVRMEAGGHDSGGSPDLSPSAHHSGPDGPGGGGGSGGPGGRLDQPSSGRGDTSSPSLSNGDSDSGFPGGGSDTHTPGQHRGDLDGNGGDSGNGGDGQGSSRSGGPSTRSVDVNAERPDLVPGARELFAEGVKLDPDTTYRVTDSEGNYRGEYTTDHTGEIVQIRTNGGRVGHGWNYELNNPRPNMKYIVDDRYTFQTDQYSRTVSMEGELEVDKKSEKARRNGNSQDKVMEFGYNDYSGNSLYQNGPWNAGHLVGTKFKGPGELINLVPQLKFTNQHQRGPNNPNVNFRDMEREWQRLIEREGKTVEVKVECIYPEDGSIRTPTVIRVHHWIDGQPQRTIDYGNVPFRNGNQGSAWSETIEHW comes from the coding sequence GTGAGCGGTGACGGGGTGATCGACCCGGACAAGATCGCGATTCCGGACGTGGATCCGGACACGATCGAGGCCACGGGAAAGACGCTGAAGGGCGACGGGTCCGACATCGGCCAGGCGGGGGCCGACATCAAGGCGGCCTGGTCGGGTCTGGAGGGCAACTACATCGCCCCCGAGTCCGAGGAGCTGCTGGCCGCGGTCAACCCGGTGGCCGACGCCGGGGACGAGATGGAGACCAACATCCGTACCGTGGGCCAGGCGCTCATCGACTTCGCCGCCGACATCCGCCCCATCCTGTCGCGGTGGAAGGCGTTGAAGGCCGACGCCGTGGAGCTGTCCGAGAAGATCAGGGGCGACGACGACTGGCGCGAGGACGAGGACACCGTCGAGGAGCACAACCAGCTCAACGACGACCTGCTGGCCGCGCAGAACGACTACATGGCGGCCGAACGCGAGTGCGCCAACAAGATCACCGGCCTGTTCGGCGGCACCCGCTTCATCGCCGCGGCCACCGACGGCTCCACCGTGGCCGACGACGGCGAGCAGGTCTACGGCTTCACCGAGGCCCCGGAGGGCGTGGAGACGCCGTGGGCCAGCCCGCAGGAGTACGACGCCCCCTGGTGGGAGGACGCCTGGAACGGTGTGGCCGACTTCGGGGTGGGCATCGCCCAGGACCTGGCGGGCATGGTCGGCCTGTACAGCGAGACCGGCGGCTGGGGAGCCGGGTCGTGGAGCGAGTGGGGCTCCAACCTGGGCGAGTACTGGGGCGGCACGCTGGAGGGACTGGGCAGCCTGGTCGGCCTGTACGGGGAGAACGGCTGGGGCGTGGGCTCGTTCGGGGAGTGGTGGGGCAACTTCTCCAGCGGGTGGACGGAGTTCGCGCACGCGATCGTGCCGTGGCGGGAGTGGGGCGACCGGCCCGGCTACGTGATCACCCAGAGCGTGCTCAACATCGGCAGCATGTTCCTGGGCGGCTCCGGCGTGGTCAAGGCGCTGGCGCAGGGGGCGCGCCGCGCCGGACCAGACGCCGGCGACCTGGACGCCCCGAACGCGGACGCGCCGACGATGAGCCGGGTGGACGCCTCCGACCTGTCCGGCGGGCTGGACTCCGGCCGCCTGCGGGCGGACCTGGGCGACGCCGTGGACGGGTTGGACATCGACACCTCCCGGTTGGGCGCTCTCGACGACGCGCTGGCCAACGCCGACGCCTTCGCAGACGCCGACTCCTCCCCCAGCCCGACCGGGGGCGGAGGCTCGCCCACCGGCGGCAACGGCGGGCCGACCATCACCCCGACCTCCCACGGCGGCGCTGACAGGCCGACCGGTACCGGCGACGCCCCGAGCACCACGACCGCCGACGTGCCCGCGCCTGCCCGCGGTGGGGACAGCACCCCGGCCACCGACACGGGCGACACCGACGTGGCCTCGCCCGGCACGGACACCCCCGCCACCGTCCACGCGGACGCCCCCGGGGCCGACCGTCCCGGCAGTGCCGACCGCACCGGTGACCGCGACGCCGCCGACGCCGACGCGGCGGCCGACCTGCCCACCACCGAGTGGATCGAGAACCAGGTCAACCAGTTCCGCAGCGACCTGGACCTGGCCGAGGTGGACGGCGGCATCGCCAACCGACTGGCCGAGGACCGCCAGCCCGCCCTGGTTCACGCCGGGGCCCCCGAGGTCCGCATGGAGGCGGGCGGCCACGACTCCGGAGGCTCCCCCGACCTCTCCCCCAGCGCCCACCACAGCGGCCCCGACGGCCCCGGTGGGGGCGGCGGGTCTGGAGGGCCGGGCGGGAGGCTCGATCAGCCTTCAAGCGGCCGTGGTGACACTTCCTCCCCAAGTCTCTCAAACGGAGACAGTGATTCCGGTTTCCCCGGGGGCGGTAGTGACACCCATACTCCAGGACAACACCGAGGAGACCTGGACGGTAACGGCGGTGACTCCGGTAACGGGGGTGACGGCCAGGGCAGCAGCCGGTCCGGTGGTCCATCGACCCGCTCCGTGGACGTGAACGCCGAACGGCCCGACCTGGTTCCCGGAGCCCGGGAGTTGTTCGCGGAGGGCGTCAAGTTGGACCCCGACACGACGTACCGGGTGACCGACAGTGAGGGGAACTACCGGGGGGAGTACACGACTGACCACACTGGTGAGATCGTGCAGATCCGGACGAACGGCGGAAGAGTCGGGCACGGGTGGAACTATGAGCTGAACAACCCGCGCCCGAACATGAAATACATTGTCGACGATCGCTACACATTCCAGACCGACCAGTACTCCAGAACCGTTTCCATGGAGGGCGAGCTCGAAGTCGACAAGAAGTCGGAGAAGGCTCGGAGAAACGGAAACAGCCAAGACAAGGTGATGGAGTTCGGCTACAACGACTACTCCGGCAACAGCCTTTACCAGAATGGCCCTTGGAATGCTGGACACCTCGTCGGGACGAAGTTCAAGGGTCCGGGAGAGCTCATCAACCTTGTTCCGCAGTTGAAGTTCACGAACCAGCATCAGAGGGGACCGAACAACCCGAACGTGAACTTCAGGGACATGGAGAGGGAGTGGCAGCGGCTCATCGAGAGGGAAGGAAAGACGGTCGAAGTAAAGGTCGAGTGCATCTATCCGGAGGACGGAAGTATCAGGACTCCGACGGTGATCCGGGTCCACCACTGGATCGATGGACAGCCGCAGCGGACCATTGACTATGGAAATGTTCCGTTTCGGAACGGAAATCAGGGTTCGGCGTGGAGTGAGACGATCGAACACTGGTGA
- a CDS encoding SMI1/KNR4 family protein: MVNSLVSTPGPEEVAARLRAAAASAPKGSVALLPGLTDEELDSWEAPVPEEIRILLRRTSGLRITSGVREKHFGPAHPVNSAPEDPNHLCSGDPGTFRVVHVDDGTGDTYYVDVDPATGAWGRVFSFHVEVISEVVAPSLLHWLEDLSDYVSRASSETAKGYFTSFREAFNAWFFGDFSEAGPGYPHQDPAVLARQREPVDVDPLDVPTARALPDPDLAAVARHLPDKALLADLRDVPAPAWIPFEDHPDWYPPAARYRRFHGSDFLAAIPWPE; encoded by the coding sequence ATGGTGAATAGCCTGGTCAGCACCCCCGGTCCGGAGGAGGTGGCCGCGAGACTGCGCGCGGCGGCGGCCTCCGCCCCGAAAGGGAGCGTGGCCCTGCTGCCCGGACTGACCGACGAAGAACTGGACTCCTGGGAGGCACCGGTTCCCGAGGAGATCCGGATCCTGCTGCGCAGAACCAGCGGCCTGCGGATCACGAGCGGAGTCCGAGAAAAACACTTCGGACCGGCCCACCCCGTGAACAGCGCACCGGAGGACCCCAACCACCTCTGCTCGGGAGATCCCGGAACCTTCCGCGTCGTCCACGTCGACGACGGAACCGGAGACACCTACTACGTGGACGTCGACCCCGCCACGGGAGCGTGGGGACGCGTCTTCTCCTTCCACGTGGAGGTGATCTCCGAGGTCGTGGCGCCCAGCCTGCTCCACTGGCTGGAGGATCTGTCCGACTACGTGTCGCGGGCGTCGTCCGAGACCGCGAAAGGCTACTTCACCAGCTTCCGGGAGGCTTTCAACGCCTGGTTCTTCGGCGACTTCTCCGAGGCGGGCCCCGGCTACCCCCACCAGGACCCGGCGGTCCTGGCACGACAGAGGGAACCCGTCGACGTGGACCCCCTGGACGTCCCCACCGCCCGCGCCCTGCCCGACCCCGACCTCGCCGCGGTCGCCCGGCATCTCCCGGACAAAGCCCTGCTCGCCGACCTGCGCGACGTCCCGGCACCGGCCTGGATCCCCTTCGAGGACCACCCCGACTGGTACCCGCCCGCGGCACGCTACCGCCGCTTCCACGGCAGCGACTTCCTCGCCGCGATCCCATGGCCGGAATAG
- a CDS encoding immunity protein YezG family protein, with amino-acid sequence MAVSRFQRGHLSPPEQQEILTQIGMRILEEVPENWERITYSIQSVIDHSSAEVVVEFPDGTSRREPFPPEVLSLTDELRAGMYQEGKGTWFSMRYVISRPGKFNVDFDYDEDPGITFPTSRGFTMDLRYFPREEANIPDWLREKLREEADGRADQP; translated from the coding sequence ATGGCGGTTTCCCGCTTTCAGCGAGGGCATCTGAGCCCTCCCGAGCAGCAGGAGATCCTCACGCAGATCGGGATGAGAATCCTCGAGGAGGTTCCGGAGAACTGGGAGAGGATCACCTACTCCATACAGTCCGTCATCGACCATTCCAGCGCGGAGGTGGTCGTCGAGTTCCCGGACGGGACGAGCCGCAGGGAGCCTTTTCCTCCGGAGGTGCTCTCCCTGACGGACGAACTCCGGGCGGGAATGTACCAGGAGGGCAAGGGCACCTGGTTCTCCATGCGGTACGTGATCAGCCGGCCCGGAAAGTTCAACGTCGACTTCGACTACGACGAGGATCCGGGCATCACGTTTCCCACCTCCCGGGGCTTCACGATGGACCTTCGGTACTTCCCGCGCGAGGAGGCGAACATCCCCGACTGGCTGCGGGAGAAGTTGCGGGAGGAGGCCGATGGACGGGCCGACCAGCCCTGA
- a CDS encoding toxin-antitoxin system YwqK family antitoxin — protein MIRVDEEDLDFDYDRAMYEGEPFTGEAVEYNPDGKMVALTTYLSGYEDGPAKEWFPDGTLRAEGMTSYGAGAVGLWKEWGPKGNLVSEREFNEKGFIVALREWDDEGDLVKDETYPGSLEEAKTWPSKRDSSRSSRRPE, from the coding sequence GTGATCAGGGTCGACGAGGAAGACCTTGACTTCGACTACGACAGGGCCATGTATGAGGGGGAGCCATTCACCGGTGAGGCGGTGGAGTACAACCCCGATGGGAAAATGGTCGCTTTGACGACTTATCTGAGTGGCTACGAGGACGGCCCGGCCAAAGAGTGGTTTCCAGACGGAACCCTGCGGGCTGAGGGGATGACCTCCTATGGGGCCGGAGCGGTCGGGCTCTGGAAGGAATGGGGTCCGAAGGGAAATCTGGTCAGTGAGAGGGAGTTCAACGAGAAAGGGTTCATCGTGGCCCTGCGTGAGTGGGATGACGAGGGAGACCTGGTGAAGGACGAAACCTACCCCGGGTCTCTCGAAGAAGCTAAGACATGGCCATCTAAGCGAGACAGCAGCAGATCCTCACGCAGACCGGAATGA
- the eccCa gene encoding type VII secretion protein EccCa — MTTRIVHRPARTVYPPPRRETRDVEAPPTLPEGNAQGNPLMSLLPMVGMMASLTIMMVLRNPAFMALGAVVLVIALLGGAVMIFSRRGQAARQRRTQRERYLEYLEELREELGGQEREIHTHARLLDPPPEALYDIVRDPTRLWERRRRDDDFLRVRIGIGRMPGQPLRLAERGTALAPTDPFMLSEAQAAIRRFTTLPDMPLTVPLDMVGNVSVVGEREDVLRLMRALIAHFSVFHAPEDAALAVMHGEDRADDWAWLKWLPQVLDPQRRDGGVGARLIAPTPAKLGSLLADELRSRTDFAAEVRRGMGKREAYRMMRRLLVVHDTHGGVAHELVRPDEAVSPAALGATVLHLVADQVEEPGDVSIRLTVSGDQVRVEDLRATEPVRLAGTVDDVPAATLDGLARMLAPLRLSAESIEETAAEGGSVDFTTLMGVPDPGNMEVDRLWAPRSERAFLRVPIGVDDMGQPVILDLKEAAQLGMGPHGLCVGATGSGKSEMLRTLVVALAAAHPPERVSMVLVDYKGGATFAPFEKLPHVAGVITNLEDDAALIERVHASLSGEVQRRQQVLRDAGNVANIGDYTHRRSRDPGLPPLPHLLVIIDEFGELLTARPDFIELFLSIGRIGRSIGVHLLLSSQRIEGGKLRGLDTYLSYRLGLRTFSEEESRTVLNTPDAFHLPALPGFGYLKVDTSVYQRFKAGYVSGPYRGPVAEEESDRRGPLPVRGYPAYNVGDADRETPATASDDEPMPERSSGPTLLDVMVGQLARHGEPTRGIWLPPMPSKTTLDLVTGPVQITGDAMRLPAGNGTLRVPVGLLDDPAKQWQGLWNIDLTASGGHLAVIGGPQTGKTTLLRTLILSTALTHTPGQVAIYALDLVGGGLQALSDLPHVGGVAVRTDAERVRRTVEEVRDMLEQRQEVFRERGIDSIQQLRRMHARGEVPELPCADVVLCVDGFGAIRSDFEEIDDMVSDLLQRGSGYGIHVVAAMLRWNDVRIAMQANFGQKVELRLNDPSDSSINRKLAETISAETPGRALTDSKLFGQIALPRIDSLPSDEELGEVVAKTCRAISGAWRGATAPPVRVLPYRLPAQTLPGPEESPLVPIGVDERRFEPVLLDLFDRDQNLLVLGDGECGKTNLLRLVAEGLMARHAPGEIVFAVMDPRRTLRNVIPEPYLGGYASNPRVCAGLSGGVAKELEGRMPDDADPDRLENGGPDGPRIIVLVDDYDLLTTAGQKPLTPFVPFVANGRDIGLHFVVARRVAGASRGLYDPLVQAMRETGTGAVLMSGDRSEGQLFPRVYANAQPPGRGRWIRRGEPPRLIQTGLLER; from the coding sequence GTGACCACCCGCATCGTGCATCGGCCAGCACGGACGGTCTATCCGCCCCCGCGTCGGGAGACGCGCGACGTCGAGGCGCCGCCCACCCTGCCCGAGGGCAACGCGCAGGGCAATCCGCTGATGAGCCTGCTGCCCATGGTCGGCATGATGGCCTCGCTGACCATCATGATGGTGCTGCGCAACCCGGCGTTCATGGCGCTGGGCGCGGTGGTGCTCGTCATCGCGCTGCTCGGCGGCGCGGTCATGATCTTCTCCCGCCGCGGCCAGGCGGCCCGGCAGCGCCGCACCCAACGGGAGCGGTACCTGGAGTACCTGGAGGAGTTGCGGGAGGAGCTCGGCGGTCAGGAGCGGGAGATCCACACCCACGCCCGGCTGCTCGACCCTCCCCCCGAGGCGCTGTACGACATCGTGCGCGACCCCACGCGCCTGTGGGAGCGCCGCCGCAGGGACGACGACTTCCTCCGCGTCCGGATCGGCATCGGACGCATGCCGGGGCAGCCGCTGCGGCTCGCCGAACGCGGCACCGCGCTGGCGCCCACCGACCCCTTCATGCTGTCGGAGGCCCAGGCCGCGATCCGGCGCTTCACCACGCTGCCCGACATGCCGCTCACCGTCCCGCTCGACATGGTCGGCAACGTCAGCGTGGTCGGGGAACGCGAGGACGTGCTGCGCCTCATGCGCGCGCTGATCGCCCACTTCAGCGTGTTCCACGCCCCCGAGGACGCGGCGCTGGCGGTGATGCACGGCGAGGACCGGGCCGACGACTGGGCCTGGCTGAAGTGGCTGCCGCAGGTTCTCGACCCCCAGCGGCGCGACGGCGGGGTCGGCGCGCGGCTCATCGCCCCCACCCCGGCGAAGCTGGGATCACTGCTCGCCGACGAACTCCGTTCCCGCACCGACTTCGCCGCCGAGGTGCGCCGCGGCATGGGCAAGCGCGAGGCCTACCGGATGATGCGCCGCCTGCTGGTGGTGCACGACACCCACGGCGGGGTCGCCCATGAACTGGTGCGCCCCGACGAGGCGGTGTCCCCGGCCGCCCTCGGCGCCACGGTCCTCCACCTGGTCGCCGACCAGGTGGAGGAGCCCGGGGACGTCAGTATCCGCCTGACCGTCTCCGGCGACCAGGTGCGCGTGGAGGACCTGCGCGCCACCGAGCCCGTGAGGCTGGCCGGGACCGTCGACGACGTTCCCGCGGCGACTCTCGACGGACTGGCGCGGATGCTCGCCCCCCTGCGGCTGTCCGCCGAGTCGATCGAGGAGACGGCGGCGGAGGGCGGAAGCGTCGACTTCACCACCCTGATGGGAGTTCCCGACCCGGGGAACATGGAGGTGGACCGGCTGTGGGCCCCACGCAGCGAACGCGCGTTCCTGCGCGTGCCCATCGGGGTCGACGACATGGGACAGCCCGTCATCCTCGATCTCAAGGAGGCCGCGCAGCTCGGCATGGGGCCGCACGGGCTGTGTGTGGGCGCCACCGGTTCCGGCAAGAGCGAGATGCTGCGCACCCTGGTCGTCGCGCTCGCCGCGGCGCACCCTCCCGAGCGCGTCAGCATGGTCCTGGTCGACTACAAGGGCGGCGCCACGTTCGCTCCGTTCGAGAAACTGCCGCACGTCGCGGGGGTCATCACCAACCTGGAGGACGACGCCGCGCTGATCGAACGGGTCCACGCCAGCCTGTCCGGTGAGGTGCAGCGCCGCCAGCAGGTGCTGCGGGACGCGGGCAACGTGGCCAACATCGGCGACTACACCCACAGGCGCAGCCGGGACCCGGGGCTGCCGCCGCTGCCGCACCTGCTGGTGATCATCGACGAGTTCGGGGAGTTGCTGACGGCACGCCCCGACTTCATCGAACTGTTCCTGTCGATCGGCCGGATCGGTCGGAGCATCGGCGTGCACCTGCTGCTGTCCAGTCAGCGGATCGAGGGCGGCAAGCTGCGCGGACTGGACACCTACCTGTCCTACCGGCTCGGGCTGCGCACCTTCTCCGAGGAGGAGAGCCGCACCGTCCTCAACACCCCCGACGCCTTCCACCTGCCGGCACTGCCCGGCTTCGGTTACCTGAAGGTCGACACCAGCGTCTACCAGCGGTTCAAGGCCGGTTACGTCTCGGGCCCCTACCGTGGACCGGTCGCGGAGGAGGAGAGCGACCGCAGGGGGCCCCTGCCGGTGCGCGGATACCCCGCCTACAACGTCGGCGACGCCGACCGGGAGACCCCGGCGACGGCGTCCGACGACGAGCCGATGCCGGAACGCTCCTCCGGACCGACGCTGCTGGACGTGATGGTCGGGCAACTGGCCCGGCACGGCGAGCCGACCCGCGGCATCTGGCTGCCGCCCATGCCGTCGAAGACCACCCTCGACCTCGTCACCGGCCCGGTGCAGATCACCGGGGACGCGATGCGGCTTCCGGCGGGGAACGGGACGCTGCGGGTCCCGGTCGGGCTGCTCGACGACCCCGCGAAGCAGTGGCAGGGGCTGTGGAACATCGACCTGACCGCCTCCGGCGGCCACCTGGCGGTCATCGGCGGCCCGCAGACCGGTAAGACGACGCTGCTGCGCACCCTCATCCTGTCCACCGCGCTGACCCACACGCCCGGCCAGGTGGCGATCTACGCGCTCGACCTGGTCGGCGGCGGCCTCCAGGCGCTGTCCGACCTGCCCCACGTCGGCGGGGTCGCGGTCCGGACCGACGCCGAGCGGGTCCGCCGCACGGTCGAAGAGGTCCGGGACATGCTGGAGCAGCGCCAGGAGGTCTTCCGCGAACGCGGCATCGACTCCATCCAGCAGTTGCGGCGGATGCACGCCAGAGGAGAGGTTCCCGAACTGCCGTGCGCCGACGTCGTGCTGTGCGTCGACGGATTCGGCGCGATCCGCAGCGACTTCGAGGAGATCGACGACATGGTCTCCGACCTGCTGCAGCGCGGCAGCGGATACGGCATCCACGTGGTGGCGGCGATGCTGCGCTGGAACGACGTGCGCATCGCCATGCAGGCCAACTTCGGTCAGAAGGTGGAGTTGCGGCTCAACGATCCGTCGGACTCGTCGATCAACCGCAAACTCGCCGAGACGATCAGCGCCGAGACGCCCGGCCGGGCGCTCACCGACAGCAAGCTCTTCGGCCAGATCGCCCTGCCGCGCATCGACTCGCTGCCCAGCGACGAGGAGTTGGGCGAGGTGGTGGCCAAGACGTGCCGGGCGATCAGCGGAGCCTGGCGGGGGGCCACCGCACCGCCGGTGCGGGTGCTGCCGTACCGGTTGCCCGCCCAGACCCTGCCCGGCCCCGAGGAGAGCCCCCTGGTGCCGATCGGTGTGGACGAACGCAGGTTCGAGCCCGTGCTGCTCGACCTGTTCGACCGCGACCAGAACCTGCTGGTGCTGGGCGACGGGGAGTGCGGCAAGACGAACCTGCTCAGGCTGGTCGCCGAGGGGCTGATGGCTCGCCACGCCCCCGGCGAGATCGTGTTCGCGGTCATGGATCCGCGGCGGACGCTGCGCAACGTGATCCCCGAGCCCTACCTCGGCGGTTACGCCAGCAACCCGCGGGTGTGCGCGGGACTCTCCGGCGGGGTCGCCAAGGAGTTGGAGGGCCGCATGCCCGACGACGCCGACCCCGACAGACTGGAGAACGGCGGCCCGGACGGTCCCCGCATCATCGTCCTCGTGGACGACTACGACCTGTTGACCACGGCGGGACAGAAACCCCTGACCCCCTTCGTCCCCTTCGTCGCCAACGGTCGCGACATCGGACTGCACTTCGTGGTGGCCCGCAGGGTCGCGGGCGCCAGCCGCGGGCTGTACGACCCGCTCGTCCAGGCCATGCGGGAGACCGGCACCGGCGCGGTGCTCATGTCCGGCGACCGCAGCGAAGGACAGCTCTTCCCCAGGGTGTACGCCAACGCGCAGCCTCCTGGGCGGGGACGCTGGATCCGACGCGGGGAACCTCCCCGCCTCATCCAGACCGGACTGCTGGAACGCTGA